A single window of Nicotiana sylvestris chromosome 3, ASM39365v2, whole genome shotgun sequence DNA harbors:
- the LOC104238869 gene encoding uncharacterized protein, with amino-acid sequence MKRGSSAEDSKSSPKNQIEFEEEEEEKEEKEDDLETEENSKLPEGTRTSSSNSTVEENGKKSTNSGGVRQYVRSKTPRLRWTPELHLRFIHAVERLGGQDRATPKLVLQLMNIKGLSIAHVKSHLQMYRSKKTDDPNQISTDGRFLIENGDHHIFNLSQLPRLQGTFNQTSSSSLRYEDSLWNRQANSSMYNPYNINIGGASRINTRHGFSSHINNGHSQGQLFPWNKTLQIEKKPQHFHNQRFWSTQIGTSSTKQNLLMTLPIDRDRDRGRDQEIMKTQMRTNNSLSLRGKGWTTEAGTITTSAPSKRKIQDLEVNLDLNLSLKITREDDDDHKKRLKAEEVGNLLSLSLFSSSATSMDDQENNGGEKNTRMTSTLDLTL; translated from the exons ATGAAACGAGGAAGTAGTGCAGAAGATTCCAAGTCAAGCCCCAAAAACCaaattgaatttgaagaagaagaggaggagaaaGAGGAGAAGGAAGACGATCTCGAGACAGAAGAAAATAGCAAATTACCTGAAGGTACAAGAACGAGCTCTAGTAACAGCACCGTAGAAGAGAATGGGAAAAAGTCGACCAATTCAGGAGGTGTACGGCAGTATGTACGTTCGAAAACGCCTAGACTACGGTGGACACCTGAGCTCCATCTTCGCTTTATTCATGCTGTTGAAAGATTAGGAGGGCAAGACA gaGCCACACCAAAATTGGTTCTTCAATTAATGAACATTAAAGGACTCAGCATAGCTCATGTCAAGAGCCATCTTCAG ATGTACAGAAGCAAGAAGACTGATGACCCCAAtcaaa TTTCTACGGATGGAAGATTCCTGATTGAAAACGGAGATCATCATATTTTCAATCTAAGTCAACTTCCTAGGCTGCAAGGGACATTTAACCAAACTTCTAGTTCAAGCTTAAG ATACGAGGATTCTTTATGGAATCGTCAAGCAAATTCTTCTATGTACAATCCTTATAACATCAACATTGGGGGTGCCTCACGTATAAATACTAGACATGGTTTTTCAAGCCATATCAATAATGGCCACTCACAAGGACAACTATTTCCATGGAATAAAACCCTTCAAATTGAGAAAAAGCCTCAACACTTTCACAATCAAAGATTTTGGAGTACTCAAATTGGTACAAGCTCTACAAAACAAAATCTCCTAATGACATTACCAATAGATAgggatagagatagagggagagaTCAAGAAATTATGAAGACACAAATGCGAACTAATAATTCTCTTTCCTTGAGGGGAAAAGGGTGGACGACTGAAGcaggaacaataacaacaagcGCACCCAGTAAAAGAAAGATTCAAGATTTAGAAGTCAATCTTGACTTGAACCTTTCACTGAAAATAACAAGAGAGGATGATGATGATCATAAGAAAAGATTGAAAGCTGAAGAAGTTGGGaatcttctttctctttctttattctcctccTCAGCTACTTCAATGGATGATCAGGAAAATAATGGTGGCGAAAAGAATACAAGAATGACAAGTACCCTAGATCTGACTTTGTGA
- the LOC104238871 gene encoding uncharacterized protein, translating into MAAPPNFEEGQSMYRPPRFNGQYCGWWKIRMHDFIMAKDSELRDVICDGPFVPMKTGGEGTITVPKIRKEYNDADTKAIEKNFRANKILICGIGPDEYNRFSACQSAKDIWEALQTSHEGTTQVKQYKIDILTTEYELFEMKEDEYIQDMHIRFTSIINVLHSLGEVFPRNKLVQKILSVLPDSWESKVNEH; encoded by the coding sequence atggctgctccaccaaatttcgAGGAAGGACAATCAATGTACAGACCACCAAGATTCAACGGCCAATACTGTGGTTGGTGGAAAATAAGAATGCATGACTTCATTATGGCTAAGGACTCAGAGCTGCGGGATGTAATCTGTGATGGACCTTTTGTTCCCATGAAAACTGGTGGTGAGGGAACAATTACAGTCccaaaaataagaaaagagtacAACGATGCTGAtacaaaggctattgagaagaatTTTAGGGCAAATAAGATTCTTATTTGTGGCATCGGACCAGATGAGTACAACCGCTTCTCAGCTTGTCAGTCTGCTAAGGACATTTGGGAAGCTCTTCAAACTTCCCATGAGGGAACTACTCAGGTTAAGCAGTACAAAATTGATATTCTTACTACTGAGTATGAGCTTTTTGAGATGAAGGAGGATGAGTATATTCAAGATATGCACATACGTTTCACCTCCATTATTAATGTGCTTCACTCCCTTGGtgaagtcttcccaagaaacaaGCTGGTCCAAAAAATACTCAGTGTTTTACCAGATTCTTGGGAAAGTAAAGTAAATGAGCACTGA